The genomic stretch TTCAGTTGTTGTTGTAGGCCGGATAACAAACTCCTCCGGGTCAAGGTAGGGGAGGGTAATGACTCCATGCCCAAAGATAGATTCGGGCTGTTTGATAATCGGGAGATGGATAGATGACGAAAATGTTCCCATAAAAATATGGGACCATACACGTTGAAAATGATAAATAGAAACACCATCAACTACTGAATGATTAAAACAAATACCAAAAAATACGCCATCGTTTAACTCGGTCACCTGAACCGATAACAACGGTTCAGTATGACCATCATGGTTAATACTCGTCTTACCAAGTTCGAAAAAAGAACGAAACACACTTGTAAATTCTGCCTCCGGGTTCAGAACTTGAGACATAGTGACGTCATGGGAAGATGCATGAATGAACCTGGCACCAGGACCCTTGGAGGAGTCTACGTAGATGTAGGACGAATGGTCGAATTGGTTGGGGACAGATACGAGTCGGCCTGCGAGTGGATAAAAGTGGACAAGAGCTCGCGAAAGCGAGGATATAAGGAGTTTTAGATAAGAAGAGGGTGTGAAATTAGATGGCTTAGAATAAAGAAAGCCAATTTGTGCGTAGTCTATTAACAACAGACTCAAGTCAAAAGGATTCAAGTGATGAACTGTTTTGGATTCGTCTACCTCAATCTCGGGTCTAACGAAGGTTTCTGATATTAGATTTGCGTTAGACATGACTGATTTCGAGGTTTTTAACGTTATTATTTTCGGCTCGAGGTCGGAAATTTATCAAAGGTAAGTTATGAAGATGGTGTTGCAGGGTAGTATTGTTTTAAGATGATTCCTACGGAGTAACTCGTAAGAATAGTAGTAGAAGTGTAGAAGTAAACTCATGAATCATGATTAGAGAAAAAGTGGGGGTAAAGAAATGTAATGAAATGTAACGTGGAATCCAGCTGTAGCACTGTGCACTGATAAAGATAGGGCGATGATATGGCCAATACCATTTTTGTTAATATCACTCAAATTGTAAGAGAGTAAATAGTAAGATATCGTATAATTGACTTGTAATTGAGTgacattaataaaaatggtagTGGCGTTAACATTATCCTAaagataattataataataataacggttTTTCTAACTTGTATCCAGTGAAGAAATGTTAAGGTTTTAGTTAGAGAACAATTTACATTCATAATTCTTTAAATATGACAAATTTTAACATGTACTCCTTGGACACAAATATCCAATATCACCACAATCACCTTGCCAGGTATCCAATATCACTACAATGACCATCTTGCCAGGTATAATACTGCAAGAATATTTACGGCATTTAAGTTTTTTTATTCAATTACTCGGT from Silene latifolia isolate original U9 population chromosome 2, ASM4854445v1, whole genome shotgun sequence encodes the following:
- the LOC141632096 gene encoding putative acetyltransferase At3g50280 translates to MSNANLISETFVRPEIEVDESKTVHHLNPFDLSLLLIDYAQIGFLYSKPSNFTPSSYLKLLISSLSRALVHFYPLAGRLVSVPNQFDHSSYIYVDSSKGPGARFIHASSHDVTMSQVLNPEAEFTSVFRSFFELGKTSINHDGHTEPLLSVQVTELNDGVFFGICFNHSVVDGVSIYHFQRVWSHIFMGTFSSSIHLPIIKQPESIFGHGVITLPYLDPEEFVIRPTTTTEDDLMGRFFRFSPQSLQKIKSIANSDANVTSGKPISTFKSLIAFVWKCITRVRNINPDELTTCGLPINLRPRFNPPLSDDYFGNYAIKAWVSVKVGDLLNNTVGWAAMLLDGIVEAQDDKSARDRVKRAMDMGPEIIVPARKRQSNDVLVGSSPRFNLLESVFGLGRLIGYRGGYGNKWDGRVNPYMGVEGDGSVDVDIRLLPHTMDALLLDHEFMSFVSLDK